A single genomic interval of Lacrimispora sphenoides JCM 1415 harbors:
- a CDS encoding bacteriohemerythrin, with the protein MLWKDKYELGVPLIDVQHMELFQRVEIFMKVLRSSASWDEKVEKVNETLEFMNAYVVEHFRDEEAYQEKIGYPGREEHKKIHTDMVNYVLAVTEEYERSGYDEQLMQKFAGKLMAWLINHVAAEDQRIATYAISKGVAKND; encoded by the coding sequence ATGCTTTGGAAGGATAAGTATGAGCTGGGAGTTCCTTTAATTGATGTACAGCATATGGAGCTGTTTCAGCGGGTAGAGATTTTTATGAAAGTATTACGTTCCTCCGCTTCCTGGGATGAAAAAGTAGAAAAGGTGAATGAAACATTAGAATTTATGAATGCGTATGTGGTAGAGCATTTCCGTGACGAGGAGGCATACCAGGAGAAAATCGGTTATCCGGGCAGAGAAGAGCATAAGAAGATCCATACCGACATGGTAAATTATGTCCTTGCAGTTACGGAAGAATATGAGCGCAGCGGTTATGACGAGCAGCTGATGCAGAAGTTCGCCGGAAAGCTTATGGCATGGCTTATCAACCATGTTGCAGCAGAAGACCAGCGCATAGCCACTTATGCGATATCAAAGGGGGTAGCTAAGAATGACTGA
- a CDS encoding shikimate kinase — translation MRELNEIKKDLNRCDMEILDLLMRRLSYAAEIMEYKKEQGLPIFQMEEEKLRHETLVAAIGDHDYCNELLRIFKQIGEESKCVQSKRLFDHNIALIGFMGTGKSTVSKYLRDMLAMKEVDVDAMIVDDQKMPIRDIFEKYGEEYFRDCESNAILNLQNCSQTIISCGGGAVIREENVKNLKKGSCIVLLTASPETILERVKDDGGRPILNGNMNVEFIKELMAKRKDFYEKAADIIVETDHKSVQQICEEMIVSLIQFEH, via the coding sequence ATGAGAGAGCTGAATGAAATAAAAAAAGATTTGAATCGCTGTGATATGGAAATTTTAGACCTTTTGATGCGGCGTCTTAGTTACGCAGCAGAGATCATGGAATACAAGAAGGAGCAAGGACTTCCTATATTTCAGATGGAAGAGGAGAAACTCCGGCACGAAACGTTAGTTGCCGCAATAGGAGATCATGATTATTGCAACGAACTGTTAAGAATCTTCAAACAAATCGGTGAAGAAAGCAAATGTGTACAGAGCAAAAGACTGTTTGATCATAACATTGCTTTGATCGGTTTTATGGGAACAGGAAAAAGTACGGTATCCAAATACTTAAGGGATATGCTGGCCATGAAGGAAGTGGATGTAGATGCCATGATCGTGGACGACCAGAAGATGCCGATCCGGGATATATTTGAAAAATACGGAGAAGAGTACTTCAGGGACTGTGAAAGCAATGCGATCCTTAACCTGCAAAACTGCAGCCAGACTATTATTTCCTGTGGGGGCGGTGCGGTAATCCGCGAGGAAAATGTTAAAAATCTTAAAAAGGGAAGTTGTATCGTACTTCTAACTGCCAGCCCTGAAACCATTTTGGAGAGGGTAAAGGATGATGGCGGGCGTCCAATTTTAAATGGAAATATGAACGTGGAATTCATAAAAGAGCTTATGGCAAAACGTAAGGATTTTTATGAAAAAGCAGCGGATATAATCGTAGAAACGGATCATAAAAGTGTACAGCAGATATGTGAAGAAATGATTGTTTCCCTCATTCAATTTGAACATTGA
- a CDS encoding methyl-accepting chemotaxis protein: protein MKSFKDFSISRKLATGFLSLTLIMLLIGGAGIAGLARISQMDTYMYKGQTAPMKDLFEALESLYQFRVDSRAMVIYTGDAQKLDELKQSFDSGSEKFLTSIEAYRKTITIPESFTLLDESVSLFNESFKPAVEKCMAEAEAGNEAAAWEALLQETNNIQKMFDNFNKLIDNRMDEAGRTNDSNHDTALWLTAVLVLFVAFGAGTAVFLGARISKMISQPIEQVVDAANRIALGHVDVELGSIDSKDETGQLANAFTKMIDSIGKQVDAADRISNGDFTNEVPLRSDQDILGLALQKIRKDLNHTLLLISTASDQVNAGAEQVSSAAQALASGTAEQAATIEELNASVSSVAEQAEENAKNVQRAADYVGQAGAGVNESNEYMRKLNEAMKEIGSASDKISSITKVIEDIAFQTNILALNAAVESARAGEAGKGFAVVADEVRSLAGKSAEAAKQTADLIRYSVTSVSEGEKIADETAKVLQGVAEQAQFVEQAIRGIEESSSQQVQVIEQINQGLYQVSAVVQTNAATAEESSSSSEELAAQAQMLQQEVGRFRLFKDDSLHTR from the coding sequence ATGAAAAGCTTTAAGGATTTCAGTATTTCGCGAAAACTGGCGACAGGTTTTTTAAGCCTGACGCTTATTATGTTGCTGATCGGGGGTGCAGGAATTGCCGGACTTGCCAGGATCAGTCAAATGGATACATACATGTATAAAGGGCAGACAGCTCCAATGAAAGATTTATTTGAGGCACTTGAAAGCCTTTATCAGTTCCGGGTGGACTCAAGAGCCATGGTAATTTATACGGGAGATGCCCAAAAGCTTGATGAACTGAAGCAAAGCTTTGACAGTGGATCGGAGAAGTTTTTAACCAGCATAGAGGCTTACCGCAAGACTATAACAATTCCGGAATCCTTTACCCTTTTAGATGAGTCTGTTTCGCTGTTTAATGAATCTTTTAAGCCAGCCGTAGAGAAGTGTATGGCTGAGGCAGAGGCAGGGAATGAGGCTGCCGCATGGGAGGCACTTCTTCAGGAAACAAATAATATTCAGAAGATGTTTGATAATTTCAACAAATTAATTGACAACCGGATGGATGAAGCCGGAAGGACCAATGATTCCAATCATGATACTGCATTGTGGCTGACCGCTGTTCTGGTTCTTTTTGTTGCATTTGGAGCCGGTACAGCAGTATTTTTAGGGGCAAGAATCTCAAAAATGATCAGTCAGCCAATTGAACAGGTTGTGGATGCCGCAAACCGGATCGCATTAGGGCATGTGGATGTGGAGCTTGGCAGTATTGATTCAAAGGATGAAACCGGCCAGCTTGCCAATGCCTTTACTAAGATGATCGACAGCATTGGAAAACAGGTGGATGCAGCCGACAGGATCAGCAATGGAGATTTTACCAATGAGGTCCCCCTTCGTTCTGACCAGGACATCCTTGGGCTTGCGCTGCAGAAAATCAGAAAAGATTTAAACCACACACTGTTATTAATAAGCACAGCATCCGATCAGGTCAATGCAGGGGCAGAACAGGTTTCCTCTGCGGCACAGGCTCTGGCTTCCGGAACTGCGGAGCAGGCAGCTACGATTGAGGAACTGAATGCTTCCGTCAGCAGCGTGGCGGAGCAGGCAGAAGAAAATGCAAAAAATGTTCAAAGGGCTGCTGATTATGTTGGGCAGGCCGGTGCCGGGGTCAACGAGAGCAATGAATACATGCGAAAGCTGAATGAGGCGATGAAGGAAATCGGTTCCGCCTCTGATAAAATATCAAGCATCACGAAAGTGATTGAAGATATTGCATTCCAGACGAACATTCTTGCGCTCAATGCGGCTGTGGAATCTGCCCGCGCAGGAGAGGCTGGCAAAGGTTTTGCAGTGGTTGCAGATGAAGTCAGGAGCCTCGCCGGAAAATCTGCGGAAGCAGCCAAGCAGACGGCTGATTTGATCAGATATTCGGTGACCAGTGTTTCAGAGGGTGAGAAAATAGCCGATGAGACGGCAAAGGTTCTTCAGGGAGTTGCGGAGCAGGCGCAGTTTGTGGAACAAGCGATTAGAGGGATCGAGGAATCCTCTTCCCAGCAGGTACAGGTGATAGAACAGATCAATCAGGGCTTATACCAGGTATCTGCAGTTGTCCAGACAAACGCTGCGACCGCAGAAGAAAGTTCTTCCTCCAGTGAAGAACTGGCTGCCCAGGCGCAGATGCTCCAGCAGGAAGTGGGCAGATTCAGACTCTTTAAAGATGACTCACTGCATACTCGTTAA
- a CDS encoding GyrI-like domain-containing protein, with the protein MAIDFKKMEKDLYQPGAKPAIIEVPEMTFIMIDGHGDPNTSEAYQTALEVLYGLAYAVKMSKMGGRQPKGYYDFVVPPLEGLWSTDTGVVESGITDKSAFCWTSMIRMPEFVTPEVIEEAKVSLSKKKPSLDLSIVRLEAFNEGLCAQVMHTGSYDNEPATILALKTFVADSGYRIDLSDTRKHHELYLNDPRKTSPEKLKTIIRYPIIK; encoded by the coding sequence ATGGCAATTGATTTCAAAAAGATGGAAAAGGATTTATACCAACCCGGCGCGAAACCAGCCATCATCGAAGTGCCGGAAATGACTTTCATTATGATTGATGGGCACGGTGATCCAAATACCAGTGAGGCATATCAGACTGCATTGGAAGTCCTCTATGGTTTGGCTTATGCTGTAAAAATGAGCAAAATGGGCGGCAGGCAGCCCAAAGGGTATTATGACTTTGTTGTTCCCCCATTGGAAGGTTTGTGGTCAACGGATACAGGCGTCGTTGAATCTGGTATAACAGATAAGAGTGCATTTTGTTGGACCTCCATGATACGAATGCCGGAGTTTGTTACGCCAGAAGTCATTGAAGAGGCGAAAGTCAGCCTTTCAAAAAAGAAGCCCAGTCTTGATTTATCTATTGTGCGGCTTGAAGCTTTCAATGAGGGGCTTTGCGCTCAGGTTATGCACACCGGCTCCTATGATAACGAACCGGCAACAATTCTCGCCCTAAAAACATTTGTTGCGGATTCGGGTTATAGGATTGATCTTTCGGACACGCGCAAACATCATGAATTGTATCTAAACGACCCGCGTAAAACATCTCCTGAAAAATTGAAGACAATAATTCGCTATCCGATTATCAAGTAA